Within Candidatus Poribacteria bacterium, the genomic segment TGAACTTTCTCGCGCTATCCCCCATAGGCAAATTGGTGTAACAACAGTAGGTGAAATCCGAAAAATTGGTGATGTTATACGAACTTTTGGTAGAAGCTTGTATCATGCCACTTTAACCGGACTTACACCCGAACAAATTAGCAATCTTCTTACACCAATGATTCTAAACCCTATACGGGGAGGAAAATGATGAAGAAATCAAGAGTTTTTGCTGACTTTCATAATGCAGATATGAAAGGTAGGTTGCGCTTAAATTGTGCTGGAACTCTAACGGACCTTGCCTGTCAAAAAATTGCGCTGCGAGACAGCCAACGCCTCGTCTTTTACAGTGAGGAATTGGAAGTTGACGGTATAGTACAGTATTCAGACGAAGAAAATTTGTGGGTCGCGGTAATTGATTGGAATTCTATCCGTGAAGTTCCTTAAAATACACCTGAAAAAGTCCGTTGGATAGAGCATAGCGAAACCCAAAATTTCACGATATTGAACAAGATGAGGTGATGTTACCGTGAAAAGCCTTGAAGCGATCGCCGATGTTCAGTCTGGAAAAAGCCCAGTCGCCAACGCCGCATGGTGGGGGTTCAATCCAGAAGACGCGACAGAAACCCTGCAAGCAGCCATTGACTCCGGCGCGAAACGGGTCGTTGTTCCAAATATGCGCGCCGACTGGATCGTCCGACCCATCAGAC encodes:
- a CDS encoding flavoredoxin, with the protein product MVKNSRFADYSVRVSDEALVVRGGRNRIEDIRRGIGTHPSGITGVSVESSEGVTIVELSRAIPHRQIGVTTVGEIRKIGDVIRTFGRSLYHATLTGLTPEQISNLLTPMILNPIRGGK